The DNA window CGGCGCCTGTCGTGGAAGAAATCCCGGCGCCGTTCACCTCGCCGGCTGAAAACGGTGCCGCCATTGCCGTCGAAGCCGCGACGCCGATCCGTTTCGCGCTTTCGGATGTCGACGCCGAATGCGTCGCCGGCCAGACCGTGCTGCAGACGGCGCGGGCCTCGGGCGTGCGGATTCCCGCCGCCTGCGAGTTCGGCCTGTGCGGCACCTGCAAGGTGAGGAAGGTCGCGGGCGATGTCGAGATGAGCCACAATGGCGGTATCCTCGATCATGAAATCGACGACGGTTTTATCCTCGCCTGTTGCTCAAAACCGCTTTCGGCGGTCGAAATCGAGGCGTGACACGCTCGGAACCGGATCAGTCCCCAAAATGGTCCGTGCCGCGCCGGTACACGCCGGCTTGCCAAGGAGGAATCGAGCGTTTAGGCGTAGTAAGCGAGAGCAACCGCGCCGACCGACGATTGCTCGCGCAAGCTGCGGGGGCCAGGGGCAATGCGTCATACCGACGTCTACGCAATATCGAGCAAGGATATCGTCTTTGAATCCTTCGACGGCGAAGCCGTCGTTCTTGACCTGACCACGGGCAAATATTTCGGCTTCTCGGATTCAGGCAGCAGACTTTGGGATGCACTGTCGTCCGGCGTGCCTGCCTCCGAACTGGTCGGTGCCGCGACCGGAATTGGCGCCCTCGGTGCCGCCGAGATTGACGGCTTTGTTTCACAATTGCTCGAATTCGGCTTGCTGGCGGCCGTGGCCGACGCCGTGGCAAGACCTGTTCCCAGCGAATTGCTGGCTCAGCTTGCCGCTGCCAGCGAGCCCCTCAAGGTCGACATCCATGACGACCTTGCCGACCTCATCGTCGTTGACCCCATCCACGAGGTCGAGGAGCCCCTCGGCTGGCCCGCGGTGAAGCAGGCCACCTGAGGCGCCCATCAAGCTCTCGTTGCCGGACGGCTCCGGAACAGGCAAATCATGCCGAACGTCACGCTCGAAAACCTGACTGACTACGCACGTCATGTCCTGGCGCAAGCAGAGAGCAGCACCGCGCATTATCCACTGACCCGCAAGGTGGGCTTGCCGCATCTGGAGCTGACCGCGCATGTGAGCGCGGGCGCGTTGGCGGATGCCGTCGCGCATGGCTTTGTCACTGCTCCGGGCAACCGAACGCCTGCCGTCACTTGCCGCATCTTCGTCGCACATCCCGGCATTGACGGCATCGCGGCACCGGCCAGTTGGGGACAGGGACCCTTCACGCAGCATGCCTTCGCCAGCCTGGCGGAAGCCGGATTGCGCGGCAACTATTTTCACGATCTCGACTTCTGGCAGTTCTACGATCCGCAACGTCGCGTTGGCGTGCAATTGATGGCCTCGGCCGACGCCTTTCCACCGTGGGAGCCGGGAGCGCCGCTGCGGGCTTTCCTGCATTGGGAATATGCGGCGTGCGGCATGCGCCTTGCCCATGCCGGCACGCTCGGCGCCAATGGCAAGGGCGTGCTGCTGGCCGGCGCGGGCGGCGCCGGGAAATCCGGGACCGTCGCCGCCGGCCTCCTCAACGGCCTGGACAGCGTCGGCGACGATTATGTGCTGGTCGACCTCGCCAACGGCGTGACTGCCCGCCCGCTGTTTTCAACACTCAAGCAGGATCCCCGGGGGTTTGCGCGGCTTGGGCTGGAGCGCCGCCTGCCGGCCCATGGTCCGCTCAACTGGCAAGGCAAGCATACGTTTCACATTGATGACATTGCGCCTCGGCCGGTGCCTGAAACTCTGGACATCGTTGCGCTGGTGGTGCCACATATCGGCGGTGGTGGGACAAGTTCGATCGTGCCGGTGTCGCGCAGGGATGCCATGATCGCCTTGGCGCCGTCCGGTATAGCGCAGATGCCGGGCGAGCGGGAAAGCGGCTTTCGCTTT is part of the Mesorhizobium loti genome and encodes:
- a CDS encoding PqqD family protein — its product is MRHTDVYAISSKDIVFESFDGEAVVLDLTTGKYFGFSDSGSRLWDALSSGVPASELVGAATGIGALGAAEIDGFVSQLLEFGLLAAVADAVARPVPSELLAQLAAASEPLKVDIHDDLADLIVVDPIHEVEEPLGWPAVKQAT
- a CDS encoding serine kinase, encoding MPNVTLENLTDYARHVLAQAESSTAHYPLTRKVGLPHLELTAHVSAGALADAVAHGFVTAPGNRTPAVTCRIFVAHPGIDGIAAPASWGQGPFTQHAFASLAEAGLRGNYFHDLDFWQFYDPQRRVGVQLMASADAFPPWEPGAPLRAFLHWEYAACGMRLAHAGTLGANGKGVLLAGAGGAGKSGTVAAGLLNGLDSVGDDYVLVDLANGVTARPLFSTLKQDPRGFARLGLERRLPAHGPLNWQGKHTFHIDDIAPRPVPETLDIVALVVPHIGGGGTSSIVPVSRRDAMIALAPSGIAQMPGERESGFRFFSDLTRLLPCYRLSLGTQPQEIAGTIADFLAGGAS